Proteins from one Chloroflexota bacterium genomic window:
- the ilvD gene encoding dihydroxy-acid dehydratase encodes MPALRSRTVTHGRNMAGARALLRAAGVAREDFGKPIVAIANSFTEFVPGHTHLQPVGRIVSEAVKAAGGIPREFNSIAVDDGIAMGHGGMLYSLPSRDLIADSVEYMVNAHCADALVCISNCDKITPGMLNAALRLNIPTVFVSGGPMEGGTAVLVDGTVRKSLNLITAMSDSASPTVSDEDLLRIEEASCPTCGSCSGMFTANSMNCLVEAIGLALPGNGTVLATHTARRRLYEEAGRTVMDVTRRYYEGNDASVLPRSIASRKAFENAMALDIAMGGSTNTILHLLAAAQEAELDFTLADIDKISRGVPCLSKLAPSGDYLVEDVHRAGGIPAIMGELRRAGMLHQDVHTLFAPSLAAWLDAWDIRGGRATAEAVELFHAAPGCVRSASAFSQSERWDTLDLDAANGCVRDVAHAYSQDGGLAVLKGNLSADSCVVKTAGVDASILTFSGPAVVVESQEDAVDAILDDRIKPGDVLVVRYEGPSGGPGMQEMLYPTAFLKGKGLGKVCALVTDGRFSGGSSGLSIGHVSPEAAAGGTIGLVENGDTIVIDIPNRSIRLDVPDAELEARRARLLANGGFQPHGRDRQVSTALKAYAAMATSADKGAVRDIRKLAAVKPGAPVGV; translated from the coding sequence ATGCCTGCATTGCGGTCCCGCACCGTCACGCACGGACGGAACATGGCCGGCGCACGCGCCCTGCTGCGCGCCGCTGGCGTCGCGCGCGAGGACTTCGGGAAACCGATTGTCGCCATCGCCAACAGCTTCACCGAGTTCGTGCCCGGCCACACCCACCTGCAACCAGTCGGGCGGATCGTCTCAGAGGCCGTCAAGGCCGCTGGCGGTATCCCCCGCGAGTTCAACTCGATCGCCGTGGACGACGGCATCGCGATGGGCCACGGCGGCATGCTCTACTCGCTGCCGTCGCGCGACCTGATCGCCGATTCGGTCGAGTACATGGTGAACGCGCACTGCGCCGACGCCCTGGTCTGCATCTCGAACTGCGACAAGATCACGCCGGGTATGCTCAACGCGGCGCTGCGCCTGAACATCCCGACCGTGTTCGTGTCCGGCGGCCCGATGGAGGGCGGCACGGCGGTCCTGGTGGACGGCACCGTCCGCAAGAGCCTGAACCTGATCACGGCGATGTCGGACTCGGCCTCCCCGACCGTCTCGGACGAGGATCTGCTTCGCATCGAGGAAGCGTCCTGTCCCACCTGCGGCTCGTGCTCGGGCATGTTCACGGCCAACTCGATGAACTGCCTCGTCGAGGCCATCGGGCTCGCGCTGCCGGGGAACGGCACCGTTCTGGCGACCCATACCGCCCGGCGCAGGCTCTACGAAGAGGCGGGCCGGACGGTCATGGACGTCACGCGGCGCTACTACGAGGGAAACGACGCCTCGGTCCTGCCGCGCAGCATCGCCAGCCGCAAGGCGTTCGAGAACGCCATGGCGCTCGACATCGCGATGGGCGGCTCGACCAACACGATCCTGCACCTGCTGGCCGCCGCTCAGGAAGCCGAGCTGGACTTCACGCTGGCAGACATCGACAAGATCTCGCGCGGGGTGCCGTGCCTCAGCAAGCTGGCGCCGAGCGGCGACTACCTGGTGGAGGATGTCCACCGGGCCGGCGGCATCCCCGCCATCATGGGCGAGCTGCGGCGCGCGGGCATGCTCCACCAGGATGTCCACACGCTGTTCGCACCGTCGCTGGCGGCCTGGCTGGACGCCTGGGACATCCGTGGCGGCAGGGCGACGGCCGAGGCGGTCGAGCTGTTCCACGCCGCCCCCGGCTGCGTCCGCTCGGCCAGCGCCTTCTCGCAGTCCGAGCGCTGGGACACGCTCGATCTCGACGCGGCGAACGGCTGCGTCCGCGACGTGGCGCACGCCTATTCGCAGGACGGCGGCCTCGCCGTGCTCAAGGGGAACCTCTCAGCAGACAGCTGCGTCGTCAAGACCGCCGGCGTCGACGCCTCGATCCTGACGTTCTCCGGCCCGGCCGTCGTGGTCGAGTCGCAGGAGGACGCCGTCGACGCGATCCTGGACGACCGCATCAAGCCCGGCGACGTCCTGGTCGTCCGCTACGAGGGGCCGAGCGGTGGCCCCGGCATGCAGGAGATGCTCTACCCGACGGCGTTCCTGAAGGGGAAGGGTCTCGGGAAGGTCTGCGCGCTGGTCACGGATGGCCGCTTCTCGGGCGGCAGCTCGGGCCTGTCCATCGGGCACGTGTCGCCCGAGGCGGCTGCCGGCGGCACCATCGGGCTGGTCGAGAACGGCGACACCATCGTGATCGACATCCCGAACCGCTCGATTCGCCTGGACGTGCCCGATGCCGAGCTGGAAGCGCGGCGGGCGCGGTTGCTCGCCAACGGCGGATTCCAGCCGCATGGACGCGATCGGCAGGTCTCGACGGCGCTGAAGGCGTACGCCGCGATGGCGACCTCGGCGGACAAGGGCGCGGTCCGCGACATCCGCAAGCTGGCGGCGGTGAAGCCCGGCG
- a CDS encoding GNAT family N-acetyltransferase, with translation MSASPCTIRIGRPDDVPTIFSLIQGLAEYEQLSHEVVGSEDLLREHLFGARPFCEVLLAEAAGQAVGFALFFHNYSTFLTRPGIYLEDLFVLPDQRGRGYGKALLTALGRLAVERGCGRLEWSVLDWNEPSIQFYRSLGSVPKDEWTIHRVSGDALVRLGEMGPPISSL, from the coding sequence ATGTCTGCTTCTCCCTGCACCATCCGCATTGGCCGCCCCGACGATGTGCCCACGATCTTCAGCCTGATCCAGGGGCTGGCCGAGTACGAGCAGCTCAGTCATGAGGTCGTCGGCTCGGAGGACCTCCTCCGGGAGCACCTCTTCGGAGCGCGGCCCTTCTGCGAAGTCCTGCTGGCCGAGGCCGCTGGACAGGCTGTCGGGTTCGCCCTCTTCTTCCACAACTACTCGACGTTCCTGACCCGTCCCGGCATCTACCTGGAAGACCTGTTCGTGCTGCCAGACCAGCGCGGACGCGGCTACGGCAAGGCCCTGCTGACCGCGCTCGGGCGGCTGGCCGTCGAGCGCGGCTGTGGGCGGCTCGAATGGTCGGTGCTGGACTGGAACGAGCCGTCCATCCAGTTCTACAGGTCGCTCGGGTCCGTCCCGAAGGACGAATGGACGATTCACCGCGTCAGCGGCGACGCCCTCGTGCGGCTCGGCGAGATGGGGCCGCCGATCTCGTCCCTATAA
- a CDS encoding pyridoxal phosphate-dependent aminotransferase: MSDGTAPRGDERTASPQRSARTPADRRSQEQKLMVANFELTIEEMRARRGVKWNRFPSDVLPAWVADMDFAVPDEVQAAIEAVVSKRDYGYGNGYGIREGKDGLAQAFVDYASASFDWGGHALNPDGVLPVTDLIQGMYSPVYAFSEPGDGIVVQTPIYPPFLDTIATTGRRMVENRLADDGTKLALDADGLRKVIDKNTRLLMVPNPHNPTGRCFTREELSVMAEVAVEHDLIVVSDEIHSDLVYSGHQHIPFAAISPEAAARTITLTSATKGFNIPGLRCALMYFGSLELKERFHKTMPGRLLGAPNVIGIDATVAAWRHGQPWLKEVMKVLEANRNRVTEFLAKEMPGIKYRQPEATYLGWLDCTAMNLGGSPFEYFLEHAKVGLMEGANFGAAGVGKVRLNFGTSPKILDEILSRMAQSIREVALAPA; encoded by the coding sequence ATGTCGGACGGCACGGCCCCGCGCGGCGATGAGCGCACCGCCAGCCCTCAGCGCTCGGCCCGCACGCCCGCCGACCGACGATCACAGGAGCAGAAGCTGATGGTGGCGAACTTCGAGCTGACAATCGAAGAGATGCGGGCCCGGCGCGGCGTCAAGTGGAATCGGTTCCCGTCCGATGTGCTGCCTGCCTGGGTCGCCGACATGGACTTCGCCGTGCCCGACGAGGTGCAGGCTGCCATTGAAGCCGTCGTCAGCAAGCGCGACTACGGCTACGGCAACGGGTACGGCATCCGTGAGGGCAAAGATGGTCTGGCGCAGGCGTTTGTCGACTATGCGTCAGCCAGCTTTGACTGGGGCGGCCATGCGCTCAACCCGGACGGCGTCTTGCCCGTCACCGACCTGATTCAGGGCATGTACTCGCCGGTCTACGCCTTCAGCGAGCCGGGCGACGGCATCGTGGTGCAGACGCCGATCTACCCGCCGTTCCTGGACACCATCGCCACGACCGGCCGGCGGATGGTCGAGAATCGGCTGGCAGACGACGGGACGAAGCTGGCTCTCGACGCCGACGGCCTCCGCAAGGTCATCGACAAGAACACGCGGCTGCTGATGGTGCCGAACCCGCACAACCCGACCGGCCGCTGCTTCACTCGTGAAGAACTGTCGGTCATGGCCGAGGTCGCCGTCGAGCACGACCTGATCGTCGTCTCGGACGAGATCCACTCCGATCTGGTCTACTCCGGCCACCAGCACATCCCGTTCGCGGCGATCAGCCCGGAGGCTGCCGCGCGCACGATCACGCTGACCTCGGCCACGAAGGGGTTCAACATCCCGGGCCTGCGTTGCGCCCTGATGTACTTTGGCTCGCTGGAGCTGAAGGAGCGCTTCCACAAGACGATGCCGGGTCGCCTGCTGGGCGCGCCGAACGTCATCGGCATCGATGCGACGGTGGCCGCGTGGCGGCACGGGCAGCCGTGGCTGAAGGAAGTCATGAAGGTGCTCGAGGCGAACCGCAACCGGGTGACCGAGTTCCTGGCGAAGGAGATGCCGGGCATCAAGTACCGCCAGCCGGAGGCGACCTACCTGGGCTGGCTGGACTGCACGGCGATGAACCTGGGCGGCTCGCCGTTCGAGTACTTCCTGGAGCACGCGAAGGTCGGCCTGATGGAGGGCGCGAACTTCGGCGCGGCCGGGGTCGGGAAGGTGCGGCTGAACTTCGGCACGTCCCCGAAGATCCTGGATGAGATCCTGTC